The genomic DNA GAAATCGTGGAGACGTTGTCGACGTGGTGCAGGCCGCTGCGCTCAAAGGCGCTGGCCAGTTTCGCCACTTTGCCGCCATTGCTCTTTCCGGCCATACCGAGACCGAGCATGGCATCAACTTCGTAATCCTGAATATGCAGTAACGTACGCGCCCCGGAAAGTTTCGCCAGCAGGCGCATGCCCGGTGTGCAGAACAGCGTCGGCACCACACCGATAATGCGGTCTGGTTTCCAGCGTCGCTGAGCCATCAGCGGGAAAAAGCTACTGAGCGCAAAACTGCCGAGATGCAATAATCGTTTCAGCGTTGAAGGCTGTTTCGGCACATACAGCGGGCAGCGCCAGACGGTGGCGTCACCCTCTTCCCGGCGGTAGCGCCAGGCGGAATACCGTTCGCCGACTTTCCATTCCGGGTAGTAAGGCGGTGCGGTGATCACCCGCACTTCATGGCCCTGACGGGCCATCCACTCAACCATCTCCCCGGTGTATTTGCCGATGCCGGTTAGCTCGGGAGAATAATTAATGCCGTAAACCAGAATCTTCATAGTCCCGGCACCTCAGCGCGCTTCTCCACGAGGAAGTAGGCGCGGCTGTTGTCGTGCACGTTATCGGCGGCCAGCAGTTCCGCTGACGTCAGCCAGCGGTAGTCGTTATGCTGTTCGACCGGTAAATTCAGCGCGTCTGCGTCCACTTTCAGACGGAAGCCGAGCACCACATAGTGGGTGGTGAAATCGGTGCCGGAAAAATTGTCGTCATAGAAATGTTGCCAGACACCGTAAAACTCCCCTGCCGACATCGGCAGGCGCAGGCCCAGCTCCGCATCGGTCAGACGGGCAAAGGCGTCAGCGAGCGTCTCGTCCTTCTGCACGCGCCCGCCCGGCACGAACCAGTAGCCCTGTGCCGGACGGTTATTGCGTTTCCCGAGCAGAAATTCCCCACGCGCGTTCTCGACGATCAAATCAATAGAGATGAGCGGCGTTGAACGCACCACGGTGGCAAAATCTTCGTGCTTAAGAAACATGGTTACCCCCGGAAACGCTGCTGGTTTTCAAGGAACCACTGGTACGTACTGGCCAGCCCTGCCTCAAGGGTGATTTCGTGATACCAGCCCAGTTGATGCAGACGCGACACGTCCAGCAACTTGCGCGGCGTACCGTCTGGTTTCGAGGCATCAAACACGATGCGGCCTTTGTAGCCCACCACCGTCGCGATAGTTTGCGCCAGTTCGCGAATGGTGCAGTCAACGCCGGTACCGACGTTAATGTGCGACAACATCGGCTGGGTGTTTTCTTTCCACACCTCGCTGTCGAGTTCCATCACATGGATGCTCGCTGCCGCCATGTCGTCAACATGGAGGAACTCACGCATCGGCGTACCACTGCCCCACACCACCACATCCGGCGCATTCTCCTGCGTGGCTTCGTGGAAGCGGCGCAGCAGCGCCGGGATCACATGCGAGTTGCTCGGGTGGAAGTTATCGTTCGGCCCGTACAGGTTGGTCGGCATCACGGAGCGGTAGTCGCGACCGTACTGGCGGTTGTGAGACTCGCACAGTTTGATCCCGGCGATTTTGGCAATCGCATAGGGCTCATTCGTCGCTTCCAGCGTGCCCTGTAGTAGTTCGCTTTCCGGAATCGGCTGTTTCGCCAGTTTCGGGTAGATGCAGGAGGAGCCAAGGAACAACAGCTTATCCACGTTGTGCATATGTGCGGCGTGAATGATGTTGCTCTCAATCATCATGTTCTCGAAGATGAAATCCGCTGGGTACGTGTTGTTGGCGACAATACCGCCTACTTTCGCCGCCGCCAGATACACCTGGTCAATGCGTTCTGCTTCAAAGAACGCATTCACTGCGTTGCTGTCGAGCAGGTTGAGCTCATCACGGGTGCGCAGAACCAGCTCCACGTCATCGCGTTGCTCAAGCTGCCGGGCGATGGCCGAGCCCACCATCCCCCGGTGGCCCGCCACAAAAATACGTTTTCTGGTCATGGATCAGGACTCCATCGCGATGGCGACCTCGTAGCCGTGGGATTTGAGCAGGGAATGTTTCTTCGCCGCTTCCAGATCTTTAGCCACCATTTCAGAAACCATTTCCTGCAGGGTGGTTTCCGGTTTCCAGCCCAGTTTTTCGTGTGCTTTGGTCGGGTCGCCGAGCAGGGTTTCCACTTCCGCCGGACGGAAGTAACGCGGATCCACAGCCACCATCACATCACCCGGTTTTACACCCGGCGCGTCGTGACCCGTAACGGAAACCACGATCCCTTTCTCGTCCACACCAGTACCTTCGAAGCGCAGTTTGATACCGAGTTGCGCTGCCGCCATTTCGACAAACTGACGTACGGAATACTGCACGCCGGTGGCGATGACGAAATCTTCCGGCTGATCCTGTTGCAGCATCATCCATTGCATTTTGACGTAGTCTTTGGCATGACCCCAGTCACGCAGGGAATCCATGTTGCCGAGATACAGGCACTTCTCCAGACCCTGCGCGATGTTGGCGATCGCGCGGGTGATTTTGCGGGTCACGAAGGTTTCGCCACGGCGCGGCGATTCATGGTTGAACAGAATGCCGTTGCAGGCGTACATGCCGTAGGATTCACGGTAGTTAACGGTGATCCAGTAGGCGTACAGTTTCGCTACGGCATACGGAGAGCGCGGGTAAAACGGCGTGGTCTCTTTCTGCGGAATTTCCTGCACCAGACCGTACAGTTCAGACGTGGAGGCCTGATAGAAGCGGGTTTTCTTTTCCAGACCGAGGAAGCGAATGGCTTCCAGCAGACGCAGGGTACCCATCGCATCAACGTCGGCGGTGTATTCCGGGGATTCAAAAGAAACCGCAACGTGGCTCATGGCGCCCAGGTTGTACACTTCATCCGGCTGCACTTCCTGCAGGATACGGGTCAGGTTGGAGGTATCCGTCAGGTCGCCGTAATGCAGGTGGAATTTCGGGTTGCTGGTATGCGGATCCTGATAAATGTGATCAACGCGTTCGGTGTTGAACGAGGAAGCACGACGTTTAATCCCATGAACTTCATACCCTTTTTCCAGCAGCAGTTCTGCCAGATACGAGCCATCCTGTCCGGTTACGCCGGTGATGAGAGCGACTTTTGACATAATTATATTCCTCTGTTTTATCAGGGTTGAGTTGTTACCACGCGTTCGCGCGTCACCACTGCGGGGTTGCCACGGCAAATCGCATTTGCCGGTAGCGATTTAAATACGCTGCTGCGTGCGCCAACGACGGTGCCATCACCAATCGTCACGCCCGGCGCGACAAACACATCTGTCGCCAGCCAGCATTTTTCGCCAATCACAACCGGCGTCGCGTTAATATCAAAGTGCGCGCTGGAATAATCGTGACTGCCGGTACACAAATAACATTTCTGCGAGATGACAGAATTAGCACCAATCGTTATCTCGCCAAGCGTATATAAAACCGCGTCATCGCCGACCCAGGCATAGTCACCGAGGGTTAATTTCCACGGATAAGTAATTTTTACCGACGGACGAATGACTACGTTTTTTCCGATTTTTGCGCCAAATAAACGAAGCAGGAAAGCGCGCCAGCGGTAAAGTATTTGTGGCGACCAGGCAAATAATGTTGCCTGAACAGCCCACCACAGTTGCACCTTAATACCATTCCCGCCCCGGAACCCTTTCGGCACGGAGAAGCCGCTTAACTCTTGCATAAGTTTTCCCGATATTTATATTTTGTTATATAACGCTTTGGTTTTACCGGTGGTACGCAACCGCATTAAATAAGACAATTCTGCCCAGAAGCCTGGCACCCGCAATATTTTGCGCTGCACGTTTTTTGCATCCTGACATAATTCAAGGTTATTCGAGGTAGATACGCCGCCCATCGAGAATTCAGAAACCAGACCTTTCACACGCTTAAACGGATAGCCCGATTTATACATCCTGGCGGCCAGCGCGTAATCCGATGAGACACGGTATTGCAGATCGTAGGGGTGATTTTTCAGTCCCGTTACCGGGAAAAAGATAGCCTGATGGCTGGCCGGCAGACTGTGATAAATATACCAGCCCGGTTTTGCCCCGCGACGAATTTTCGTGCCATCGCCAAAATCTAACAGCGCATCGCCGATATACATCGCATTGTCTTTTTTGTTCGCCAGCTGACGAACGAAATGGGCAATATCCTGATGGAAAACGTCGCCGGAATTAAGGAAGATCGCGAACTTACCCTGCGCCATGGCGATGCCTTTATTCATGGCATCATACAGGCCATTGTCGCGTTCGCTGACGTAGCGTAAGTTGTACTCACCGTTAAGGTTTTTCAGATATTCTGCGGTACCGTCGGTTGAGCCACCATCCACCACAATCCATTCGAAATCGAGGTCGGTTTCGCGCGCCAGATGCGCCAGTGACGCTTTCGTTTTCACGACCCCGTCATAATTGCGAAACGCCACGGTAATAATGCTCAGCAGCATATTCGTTCCCACCTCATACTTTGTGCACAATATTCAACGCTTTGCGCAGAATAAAAGGACACACAATTAAAAACGCATATTCCGGGCTAAATATTGAACCGGTAAAAAACAGCGACAGTGGCGTAAAAAGATACAATTGCACGCCGAAATTCTGGTTATTGCCAAAGGCGTTAATCGTCATTTTTGCAATCTTAACCAGATACCATGCTGTCAGTATTACCGCGAACCAGGAAAAATAGATAATTAACAGATACAAGCCATTATCTATTGTTTTACCGACATCGGCACCGTTAAAGATTCCGAATGATGCAACATATTCGTAAAGAGAACCAAAACGCACCACGCCATCAATATGGGTCAGGGAATAGCCCACCATCACCAGCGGACCGATAATTCGGTAGTAAGATGATGAACCTTCAGTGCCCAAATCGCCGAGTCGTGTTGAAATATACGGGAACGCGAAAATCACCCCCAGCAAAAAAACAGCCAATGAGATAATCGCCAGCGGCAATTTCTTACGAATCGCCTCTTTATTCAGATACTGGAATGCCCATTCCAGCAGGTAAAACAGGATAAATGTCATCACTCCTGAAAACGATCCTGAAAGAACTATCCCTGCAAGAATCATAGCATCGGTCTTTGGGGTTTTGATACCAAACTGTTTGATGCTGAGCCAAATTGAGATTAGTGCCAGAGCAAAAAATGCCGGTTCGAAATAAAGCGCGGTGGTTCGCTTACCGCCAAATTTGATAAAGTTCAGAACATAGCTGTTACTGTAAATAAGATATTTCGAAATCGACTCCATTAAACTGCTGCCGCCGCTGAGGATGATCTGCGCCATCTCTGCCGCCGCCAGCATCACCACCAACCCCACCACCACATAAAAGAAACGCAGAATCTTGCGGTAGTTATGTGGCGAGATGGTTTTGAAGCGAATGCTCCACACCATGCCGATGATGATTACGATGTAGATAAACAGCATGGTCGAGGTGACATATTTGCTGGCATCCAGCGACTGACCGAACAGATAGTTGAAAGCGGTCAGTCCGGCACCTGCGCCCAGCGCAATCATCAGCTTTTTCAGATTCAGGCGTTCGACATACAACAGCAACAGCACAGGCAGGAAGGTCACGATGGTGATCGGAAAACTCTCGCCCAACTGCGCCAGTTTGACGTTAACCAGCAGGTAGATTAACGGCAGCAGCAGATAGCTACAGACTCTGATAGAACGAGACATATTCCTCCAGCATCTGTTGTCCACTGTAGGCCTTGCGGCTGCGGTCGCGAAACGCCTGCAGCGAATCGCCAAACACCGCCTGCGCCAGTTCCGCTTTCGGCAGCGTCACCAGCTGTAACACCTCGTCGTTGCCAAACGTCCGGCCGCCCGATTTCTGCAACACTTCCTGCGCTGCCTCGCTGTGCGTGGCAATCACCGGCACGCCAATAGACAGCGCTTCGCAGAGAATTAACGGGTAGTTATCCACGCGGGAACTAAACAGTAACGCGTCGAGCTGATTCAGTTCATTCATCAACTGGCGCTTGTCGGTGAGAAAACCGTGGTTGATGACGTTTTTTCCCTCAAAAGGTGAAAACTTGCCGAAGGTATGGACTTCAACGGCTTCGCCAAGCGCGATGATGTCACGCACCAGTTGCTGACTGGTTTTGCCGTCGTAACGCAGATCGTGCGCCACCACCGCGATTTTCGGTTTACCCGCCGTCGCCGTCAGCGGCGTTAATTCGGCGAGAATCGCTTCGGTCGCCACGTCGATGCCGTTGTTGATGATTCGGCAACGCCCGTCGCCGTACAGGCTGTTAAACGCGTCCGCAACGTGCTGGCTGGGTGAAATAAACTGGCAACCGAGAGCCAGCATGTTGCGAAATAACTGCCGCTTGCCTTCCACCAGCTGATGTGCGCGGTCAATTTTCACTGGCGGATAGTTGCTCAGCGTCGGGCATTTCTGACAGCCGGTTTTCCAGCCGTCGCAGCCGTCAAGGAACGCACAGCGCCCGGTCACGCTCCAGTGATCGTGCAGCGTCCAGACAAAGGTCACATCGCCTTTATGCGCTTTCACTTTCTGGCAAAAGCTGACCACCTCGTCGAGATTCAGCCAGTAGCTGTGCAGAACATGAAAATGGAGCACCACCGGCCCGCGGGTGCGGGTCACCGTGCGGTAAAGATTATTGAGATTGCCAAACAGGTCGCGGTTGAACAGACGGAACAGCGCCAGGTTGGCCATTGAAGTGACGCGCGCTGTCTGCTTGATCACCTGCGGATAACTATCATGGCTGACGCTTTTCTTACCGCCTTTGCCGTAACCGTAGACAAACTGTGAATGCAGCCCTTTTTGCAACGCGCGCTGGTGTAAATCCAGCGCCACGCCCGCAGCCCCGCCTTCGGCGAGACGCACGTTAAATTGTAAAATATTCATTTAATGACCTTCACTCGCGCTTTTTCGCCCACCACCAGCGCGTTGTCCGGCACGTCGTCCAGCACCACGCTGCCCGCGCCGACGGTGACGTTATTACCGATTGTGATGGCGCCAAGAATGATGACGTTAGCGCCTAACTCGACACCGTTGCCGATCACCGGACAGGTCAGGCTGTCTGCGCCACGGTTACCGATGGTGACGCCATGGCGCACGGTAAAGTCGTCGCCCGCGACCACGTTTTTGTTGATGACCACGGCATAGCCATGGTGAATGGTAAAGCGACGACCAATAGTCGCAGCGGCCTGAATCTCATAGCCAAACAGGCACTCGGTGATGATGCGGTACAGGACCAGCACCGGCGCGGCCCAAATATTGTTGATGATATTTTTCTTGCGCCACACCGAACAGAAATGGGCCACGCGATAGGCCAGCACCATGCAGCAGGGGCGCAAACTCCAGCTGTTTGCGCGGCAATCTTCCAGTAGCATTATTTCCCCCGCAGCCCGTCAGCCAGACGTTTGCCGTTACGCAGCGAAAAGAGTGTCAACAGCGTGCGCCACTTCATACGCTTGTTGCGGATCTGATAGAGCGTAAACAGCTGATACTTTTTGCTGGCACGGTCGAATTTATCTTTGTGCTTGCGATAGAAATGGAAGTAACCGGAAAATTTCTTCGGCGATGAGGTGATCTGCATTTCGCCGTGGTTGATGTGCAGGATCTGCGTCGCCTCTTCGACTTTCCACGGTTCGCCATACGCCACCACCATGCGCAGAAAAATGTCGTAATCCTGCGCGGCTTTCAGTTGCGTATCGAACAGTGATTCTTTAAAGCGCCACGCCCAGCTAAAGACCTGGTTACCAATGATATTGCGTTTATAAAACAGCTTGCGGGAGTATGGCGACTTCGGGTACAGCGGCAGGCTCGCCGGTTGTGAGTAAACTTCGCCCTCGCAAACGTAATCATCGGCATAGAGAAAAGCGTGCGTCGTCAGCTGATGCTTGTGTTCGAGAAAGACCGACAGACGGTTCGGCGTCCATTCATCATCATCATCGATGCCGGTGATGTAATGCCCTTTCGCCTGCAAAATCGCCTGATTGCGCACCGCGCAGGCGCCGGAGTTGAAATCATTACGGGTGTAGTTCACGCGCGGATCGTTCAGTTCGGCGACAAACTGCGCCAGTTGTTCGAACGAGGCGGAACAGTCATCCACTATCATCAGTTCCCAGTGCGGATAATCCTGACGAAGAACAGATTTAATCGCACGAATGGCCAGCTGTTGCCGGTTCCATGTCGGCATATAGATTGAAATAAGCGGACGATGATTGGTCATTATGTTCCCCGGTTGGTATCTGACCCTTCGCCCTGCCCTCATCCTCCAGGACGAGGGTCAGGGAGAAGGGAAAACTTATTTGTTGTCAGACTTATATTCGTACTCGTAGTAACCGTAATCCTGATAACCCGTCGCCCGGCGGAAGATGGAGTTGAGGATCACCCCGCGTACTTCGATGCCGTTCTGTTCGAAACGACCGAGGCTGGTTTCCACCTCTTTCAGGGTGTTGACCGCGTAGCGCGCCACCATCAGCGTGGTGCCAGCCAGACGACCGACCACGGCGGCGTCG from Trabulsiella odontotermitis includes the following:
- a CDS encoding GDP-mannose mannosyl hydrolase — encoded protein: MFLKHEDFATVVRSTPLISIDLIVENARGEFLLGKRNNRPAQGYWFVPGGRVQKDETLADAFARLTDAELGLRLPMSAGEFYGVWQHFYDDNFSGTDFTTHYVVLGFRLKVDADALNLPVEQHNDYRWLTSAELLAADNVHDNSRAYFLVEKRAEVPGL
- the fcl gene encoding GDP-L-fucose synthase; translated protein: MTRKRIFVAGHRGMVGSAIARQLEQRDDVELVLRTRDELNLLDSNAVNAFFEAERIDQVYLAAAKVGGIVANNTYPADFIFENMMIESNIIHAAHMHNVDKLLFLGSSCIYPKLAKQPIPESELLQGTLEATNEPYAIAKIAGIKLCESHNRQYGRDYRSVMPTNLYGPNDNFHPSNSHVIPALLRRFHEATQENAPDVVVWGSGTPMREFLHVDDMAAASIHVMELDSEVWKENTQPMLSHINVGTGVDCTIRELAQTIATVVGYKGRIVFDASKPDGTPRKLLDVSRLHQLGWYHEITLEAGLASTYQWFLENQQRFRG
- the gmd gene encoding GDP-mannose 4,6-dehydratase; translation: MSKVALITGVTGQDGSYLAELLLEKGYEVHGIKRRASSFNTERVDHIYQDPHTSNPKFHLHYGDLTDTSNLTRILQEVQPDEVYNLGAMSHVAVSFESPEYTADVDAMGTLRLLEAIRFLGLEKKTRFYQASTSELYGLVQEIPQKETTPFYPRSPYAVAKLYAYWITVNYRESYGMYACNGILFNHESPRRGETFVTRKITRAIANIAQGLEKCLYLGNMDSLRDWGHAKDYVKMQWMMLQQDQPEDFVIATGVQYSVRQFVEMAAAQLGIKLRFEGTGVDEKGIVVSVTGHDAPGVKPGDVMVAVDPRYFRPAEVETLLGDPTKAHEKLGWKPETTLQEMVSEMVAKDLEAAKKHSLLKSHGYEVAIAMES
- the wcaF gene encoding colanic acid biosynthesis acetyltransferase WcaF, which codes for MQELSGFSVPKGFRGGNGIKVQLWWAVQATLFAWSPQILYRWRAFLLRLFGAKIGKNVVIRPSVKITYPWKLTLGDYAWVGDDAVLYTLGEITIGANSVISQKCYLCTGSHDYSSAHFDINATPVVIGEKCWLATDVFVAPGVTIGDGTVVGARSSVFKSLPANAICRGNPAVVTRERVVTTQP
- the wcaE gene encoding colanic acid biosynthesis glycosyltransferase WcaE; the encoded protein is MLLSIITVAFRNYDGVVKTKASLAHLARETDLDFEWIVVDGGSTDGTAEYLKNLNGEYNLRYVSERDNGLYDAMNKGIAMAQGKFAIFLNSGDVFHQDIAHFVRQLANKKDNAMYIGDALLDFGDGTKIRRGAKPGWYIYHSLPASHQAIFFPVTGLKNHPYDLQYRVSSDYALAARMYKSGYPFKRVKGLVSEFSMGGVSTSNNLELCQDAKNVQRKILRVPGFWAELSYLMRLRTTGKTKALYNKI
- the wcaD gene encoding colanic acid polymerase WcaD, whose translation is MSRSIRVCSYLLLPLIYLLVNVKLAQLGESFPITIVTFLPVLLLLYVERLNLKKLMIALGAGAGLTAFNYLFGQSLDASKYVTSTMLFIYIVIIIGMVWSIRFKTISPHNYRKILRFFYVVVGLVVMLAAAEMAQIILSGGSSLMESISKYLIYSNSYVLNFIKFGGKRTTALYFEPAFFALALISIWLSIKQFGIKTPKTDAMILAGIVLSGSFSGVMTFILFYLLEWAFQYLNKEAIRKKLPLAIISLAVFLLGVIFAFPYISTRLGDLGTEGSSSYYRIIGPLVMVGYSLTHIDGVVRFGSLYEYVASFGIFNGADVGKTIDNGLYLLIIYFSWFAVILTAWYLVKIAKMTINAFGNNQNFGVQLYLFTPLSLFFTGSIFSPEYAFLIVCPFILRKALNIVHKV
- the wcaC gene encoding colanic acid biosynthesis glycosyltransferase WcaC — its product is MNILQFNVRLAEGGAAGVALDLHQRALQKGLHSQFVYGYGKGGKKSVSHDSYPQVIKQTARVTSMANLALFRLFNRDLFGNLNNLYRTVTRTRGPVVLHFHVLHSYWLNLDEVVSFCQKVKAHKGDVTFVWTLHDHWSVTGRCAFLDGCDGWKTGCQKCPTLSNYPPVKIDRAHQLVEGKRQLFRNMLALGCQFISPSQHVADAFNSLYGDGRCRIINNGIDVATEAILAELTPLTATAGKPKIAVVAHDLRYDGKTSQQLVRDIIALGEAVEVHTFGKFSPFEGKNVINHGFLTDKRQLMNELNQLDALLFSSRVDNYPLILCEALSIGVPVIATHSEAAQEVLQKSGGRTFGNDEVLQLVTLPKAELAQAVFGDSLQAFRDRSRKAYSGQQMLEEYVSFYQSL
- the wcaB gene encoding colanic acid biosynthesis acetyltransferase WcaB — its product is MLLEDCRANSWSLRPCCMVLAYRVAHFCSVWRKKNIINNIWAAPVLVLYRIITECLFGYEIQAAATIGRRFTIHHGYAVVINKNVVAGDDFTVRHGVTIGNRGADSLTCPVIGNGVELGANVIILGAITIGNNVTVGAGSVVLDDVPDNALVVGEKARVKVIK
- the wcaA gene encoding colanic acid biosynthesis glycosyltransferase WcaA; translated protein: MTNHRPLISIYMPTWNRQQLAIRAIKSVLRQDYPHWELMIVDDCSASFEQLAQFVAELNDPRVNYTRNDFNSGACAVRNQAILQAKGHYITGIDDDDEWTPNRLSVFLEHKHQLTTHAFLYADDYVCEGEVYSQPASLPLYPKSPYSRKLFYKRNIIGNQVFSWAWRFKESLFDTQLKAAQDYDIFLRMVVAYGEPWKVEEATQILHINHGEMQITSSPKKFSGYFHFYRKHKDKFDRASKKYQLFTLYQIRNKRMKWRTLLTLFSLRNGKRLADGLRGK